The following proteins are encoded in a genomic region of Nocardioides sp. cx-173:
- a CDS encoding TetR/AcrR family transcriptional regulator: MSLPAETMRARVVDAAVRLTADIGWSQVTMARLADQVGVSRQTVYNEMGSKAGLAEAMILRELERFLGVVTVAFDEHPTDLVEAINAAATSVLELAQDNRLLHAVVSATHGADTELLPLLTTHAQSLLTAAKLVIAERVTPYDVALEADRLEAAIDMVVRVVLSHVMQPSDTPAATAADIAWIAGRVLR, encoded by the coding sequence GTGAGCCTGCCCGCCGAGACCATGCGCGCGCGCGTCGTCGACGCCGCGGTGCGCCTGACGGCCGACATCGGCTGGTCGCAGGTCACGATGGCTCGGCTCGCCGACCAGGTGGGGGTGAGCCGGCAGACCGTCTACAACGAGATGGGCTCCAAGGCCGGCCTCGCGGAGGCGATGATCCTGCGCGAGCTGGAGCGCTTCCTCGGCGTCGTCACCGTCGCCTTCGACGAGCACCCGACCGATCTGGTGGAGGCGATCAACGCCGCCGCGACCAGCGTGCTCGAGCTCGCCCAGGACAACCGGCTGCTGCACGCCGTCGTCTCCGCCACGCACGGCGCCGACACCGAGCTGCTGCCGCTGCTGACCACGCACGCCCAGTCGCTGCTCACGGCGGCCAAGCTGGTGATCGCCGAGCGCGTCACGCCGTACGACGTCGCGCTCGAGGCCGACCGCCTCGAGGCCGCCATCGACATGGTCGTCCGGGTCGTCCTCAGCCACGTCATGCAGCCCAGCGACACCCCCGCCGCCACCGCCGCCGACATCGCCTGGATCGCCGGCCGCGTCCTGCGCTGA
- a CDS encoding MFS transporter, with protein MSASEASEVRLGTTTGRAVIAAAVLGSGLTMLDGTVVNVALKTIGEDLDASLAQLQWVSNGYLVSLASLILLGGSLGDRFGRRRVFVLGTVWFAAASLLCGVAPSPEVLIAARILQGVGGALLTPGSLAMIQGAFAHDDRPAAIGAWSGLGSIAAALGPLVGGLLIDYAHWRWIFLINLPLAVLTVVIARHWVPETRDPHASTRFDLPGALLATLALGGTTYALIEWGGELAPYAAAVAVLSAAGFVLVERRAREPMLALGIFADRTFSAANAMTLLVYAALGAVLFFLTLQLQTVSGYTALAAGLASLPMTLCMLFLAGKGGELSARIGPRLPMTVGPLVMAGGTLLLLLVDGEGAYWSHVLPGITVFGLGLALMVAPLTATVLAAAPDEHAGIASGVNNAVARAGSLLAVAALPVAVGLGGEEYADPAAFDAAYRSALPACAALLAAGGVLSWLTIRNRVLSAE; from the coding sequence GTGAGCGCGTCGGAGGCGTCGGAGGTGCGGCTGGGCACCACGACGGGCCGCGCGGTCATCGCGGCGGCGGTGCTGGGCTCCGGGCTGACGATGCTCGACGGCACGGTCGTCAACGTCGCGCTGAAGACCATCGGCGAGGACCTCGATGCCAGCCTGGCCCAGCTGCAGTGGGTGAGCAACGGCTACCTGGTCTCGCTGGCCAGCCTGATCCTGCTGGGCGGCTCGCTGGGCGACCGGTTCGGGCGGCGGCGGGTGTTCGTCCTCGGGACGGTGTGGTTCGCGGCCGCCTCGCTGCTGTGCGGGGTGGCGCCCAGCCCCGAGGTGCTGATCGCGGCCCGGATCCTGCAGGGCGTCGGCGGGGCGCTGCTCACCCCGGGGAGCCTGGCGATGATCCAGGGTGCGTTCGCGCACGACGACCGGCCGGCGGCCATCGGCGCCTGGTCCGGGCTGGGGAGCATCGCGGCCGCCCTCGGCCCGCTGGTCGGGGGCCTGCTGATCGACTACGCCCACTGGCGCTGGATCTTCCTGATCAACCTGCCCCTCGCCGTGCTCACCGTCGTCATCGCTCGGCACTGGGTCCCCGAGACGCGCGACCCGCACGCCTCGACCCGCTTCGACCTGCCCGGGGCGCTGCTGGCGACGCTCGCGCTGGGCGGTACGACGTACGCGCTGATCGAGTGGGGCGGTGAGCTTGCGCCGTACGCGGCGGCCGTGGCGGTGCTGAGCGCGGCGGGCTTCGTCCTCGTCGAGCGCCGGGCGCGCGAGCCGATGCTGGCGCTGGGGATCTTCGCCGACCGGACCTTCAGCGCGGCCAACGCGATGACGCTGCTCGTCTACGCCGCGCTCGGAGCGGTGCTGTTCTTCCTGACCCTGCAGCTGCAGACCGTCAGCGGCTACACCGCACTGGCGGCCGGGCTGGCGTCGCTGCCCATGACGCTGTGCATGCTCTTCCTGGCGGGCAAGGGCGGCGAGCTCAGCGCGCGCATCGGCCCGCGCCTGCCGATGACGGTCGGGCCGCTCGTGATGGCCGGCGGCACGCTCCTGCTCCTGCTCGTCGACGGCGAGGGCGCCTACTGGAGCCACGTCCTGCCCGGCATCACCGTGTTCGGCCTCGGGCTCGCGCTCATGGTCGCGCCGCTGACCGCGACGGTGCTCGCGGCCGCCCCCGACGAGCACGCGGGCATCGCCAGCGGGGTCAACAACGCCGTGGCCCGCGCCGGATCGCTGCTCGCGGTGGCGGCGCTGCCGGTGGCGGTCGGGCTCGGGGGCGAGGAGTACGCCGACCCGGCGGCCTTCGACGCGGCGTACCGCTCCGCGCTGCCGGCGTGCGCCGCGCTGCTCGCGGCCGGCGGGGTGCTGTCGTGGCTGACGATCCGCAACCGCGTGCTGAGCGCGGAGTAG